TCATCAGTGGACACGATGACCTGATCAAACCGACCACTATCAATTGCTGCCTCGATCGAATAAGCGATCATCGGCTTACCGCAAAATTCTTTGATATTCTTCCTCGGAATACGTTTACTCCCGCCACGGGCTGGAATCACTGCGACTGTTCTGAGTCTACTCATTTGATAAGATGTTTCACACTACGGATGACTGCATCGACATCCGACTCATTCATTCCAGGAAAGAGTGGCAAGCTAAGCGTTTTCTGGTAATAGATTTCTGCATTTGGGCATTTACCGACGGCGTAGTCATAGAGCTTTCGATACCACGGTTGTAAATAAACAGGAATGTAAAGGACTTGTGTGCCGACCCCTTGACTCCGAAGTTCCGCCATCACCTCCGAACGAGATTTCCCCAAGGCCTCAAAGTCGATCTGTACCGTATATAAATGCCAGGAAATTTGAGACCGAGAAGCTTCTAGTAAAACCTGAGGGGTTTGAAGCCATGAAAGGGCCTGAAATGCTTCATTGTATTTAGCGACGATCTCCTGACGCCGTTCAATAAAGCGAGGAAGTTTTTTCAATTGGCTGCGCCCCAGAGCACATTGCAGATCGGTAATCCGATAATTATAGCCGAGTTGCTGCATTTCATACATCCAGGGGCCTCGTTCGGCTAATGGCCCCACATGTGTGCCTAAACCTTCAAGCTTCTCAGGCTCTCGAACCATGCCATGCCCACGCAATAAACGAGCTTTAGCTGCATATTCTGCATTATCCGTCACTAGCACCCCCCCCTCGCCAGTGGTCATCGTCTTAACCGGATGAAACGAAAATGTCGTCATATCAGCCCACGGATGGCCCCCTATTTTATACTTTTCACCCTCGTAAAAAAAGCCGCCACCGGTGCCATGACAGCCATCCTCAATCACGACCGCCCCGTGAGCACGAGCGACACGAGCAATTTCCGGCATATCTGGTGATTGCCCTGCATAAGCAACGGCGACCACAGCCTTAGTATCTGCTTGCCAATGCTGCTCAAGCGCAACAGGACACAAATTGTAGCTGTCCGAGTCTATATCCGCAAAATCTGGAATGGCTCCAACAAAAGCCGCACAATTCG
The nucleotide sequence above comes from Coraliomargarita algicola. Encoded proteins:
- the pseC gene encoding UDP-4-amino-4,6-dideoxy-N-acetyl-beta-L-altrosamine transaminase, whose product is MIPYGKQTIDEDDIAAVVAALKSDFLTCGPEIDAFEQEFAAMVGAKHAVVVCNATAALHLAMLVADVGVGDRVVTSPNTFLSSANCAAFVGAIPDFADIDSDSYNLCPVALEQHWQADTKAVVAVAYAGQSPDMPEIARVARAHGAVVIEDGCHGTGGGFFYEGEKYKIGGHPWADMTTFSFHPVKTMTTGEGGVLVTDNAEYAAKARLLRGHGMVREPEKLEGLGTHVGPLAERGPWMYEMQQLGYNYRITDLQCALGRSQLKKLPRFIERRQEIVAKYNEAFQALSWLQTPQVLLEASRSQISWHLYTVQIDFEALGKSRSEVMAELRSQGVGTQVLYIPVYLQPWYRKLYDYAVGKCPNAEIYYQKTLSLPLFPGMNESDVDAVIRSVKHLIK